The sequence atagttactcgtggattatcggatttatccaatctcgatagttaaattataaattttaaagtactcgccgaggcggctcgaactttaaaattgataatttaactatctcgattggataaatccgataatccactggtatcaatgtaagaatctatatgtatGATCAAATATGtgacactataataaaataaatcattattattataaaaaaaaaaaaaaaatcattattattaagAATACTTTTAATTTCACATTAAGCAGTTTTGAATGAATCTAATGTTTCATCATAAGAATTATGTctttgactttatttttttaacgaataaaacagataatttatGCACGATTACATTTGTATTCTCATGAAAATCAGTACAAACTACGGTACATTGTCGAACGATCATCATCGGCATGTTCTTTAGAATTACCAATATTTTGTCCgcagtaaataaactcatcataaataccaaaaattcaatttgtgTAGGCCAGACGCCCGTAtcacttacaaaaaaaaatacagataaactgtataATGTTTTACTCCCGTATTTGCATTAACCAAATATGGATACTTACGCACTCAAAAGAAATTTTGGAAAGTTTTGAATCCGCTGATTTTCTGAAAGGTCGAATTTTACAGCAGGCTGTCGGCATTCTTATGGGAACCAATTGTATTCATCTCTTTGTCgacatttacattatttttattcgaGTCGGAGTTTCTTCagttaattgataaaaataagaagataaaaaagATAGAACATTTCGTTTTACATATAGGTATgtgtatattgatgatgttctttccattatcAATACAAACTGTTTTGAATGGATTCCATTATTGTTTCCCCCACCCCTGGACATACACAACTTTGACATTCGTACGGTAACTAACTGCATGTGTTCCTCTACTTGTCGACCCTGTCTTAAGAAGTTCACAGTGAAGTACCAAGACCCAGAAAATTGCAACAAGAATTCTTAGGGTTCACAATGCtgaatgtttatttaaaagGAAGTGATAATCTGAATGGgggatttttttctcttcttaGTGTTGAAAATGGCACGAACATCTTTCAACTTAgcgatatttatttataaattgttttcaaagcTCTTTTATGCACGATATGCTTGAAATCTATTCGccttcaagatatttttttttctttcttctcttttatatctgttaattcatttttgtcactcaataaataaattaagcGTTGACgtcttaaaaaagaaaaaaagaaataaaaaaataaaaagatgctTAGTACGTATGAGTTAAATTAATACCAACTAATACATTTTAACACGAATCTATCTTAAATATTCTTGGTTTTGCCCAATTATTTCCCTGAAATTTTTCTATAATCAATGTCAAAACGTAATGATACCTTTCTAGCTGCTTCATGATAAAACTATACAAGAAAGTATTTGCTCCTTAAAGAACAGGATATAATTATTCCTTATCAAAAATGAATCGAGAAATCGATGACGtaatctttattaaaaaatctCTTTCTTAATCACGTCGTCAGTATAAATGAGAAAAGTGTAAGATATATCTAGGTTAATGCACccataaataataattataaatgctccAGCTTAACACCAGtacatttttaatcattttaaaggTTCAATTAATGTTTACTGTCATGTAAACATCTTAAACAGTTGACTGAAATACCAAAATCTGGAAATAATTGACAATTCGAGTTCTATATGTGTAAGAAAAGAAAGCAGAAGATATACTAAATATAGTGAAAAAAGAGACAATAAActgagaaaaacagacaattaaaacaaacagttaACTTGGCGGTCTAGAAAAAACTATACGacatctaaatataaaaaagaagatgtggtatgattaccaatgagacaactgtcctcaagagaccaaaattacacagactttaacaactatatgtcaccgtacggccttcaacaatgtaacacataaacaaaccataaccactgaattacaggctcctgacttaatTGGGAcaaaataatgtggcggggtaaaaGACTGGGCTACACACATTCAATTGAAAGCCAGGGTGGTCTCAGGTTCTCCGGAATGGTTATCAGATCAAGTTCCACTGTTATGCTCCCCGCAAATAAGTTTAGGGGTGTATCAACACagataaaagaagaaatgaggACGGAATCGTGTCCAAGACAACTGAAACATATTCCCGGTCATCTGTGACATAATCATTggtatggttatatttataaataaattaactgtttacacaattttgattttttttaaaatacttaaggcttttctacctcaggcatagatcaccttagctgtatttggcaaaacttttaggaattttggtcctcaatgctcttcaacttcgtactttatttgatctttttaactgatttggattcgaacgtcactgatgagtcttttgtagacgaaacgcgcgtctggcgtatatattatatacaaaatttagtcctggtagatctatgatgagtttattaatatttcataacTGTCAACAAACAATAACTGAATATTATCATGCTACATTCATACTAGAAATGATATCGCAATCGCAATCtaaaaattgaatgtttctttgcttaaaactgttaaatatacaatatacctactgactgcacaaaaaaaaatacttactaaaataataaaagaaaaatcataGTATAAGTGGCTGGGACAAAACTTCTCATTTTTATTGAAACGCGCCCATTATAGCCGCAAGAATAACTTGAGTATTTCGTTTTTCAtgattgaatgattgattgGGGCAATGATTTGTATAAACGTTAAGCACGTTATTGCGTCAATGCCGTGAAATGCGACAGagcaatttgataaatagctcttctatgaaaactaactagttcagctttatgaaatttatatccgTAGATAAGCCGGTATAactgttttcaaaaatattaaaaatattctttaacttttcataataatttcaactaatgatacaaatattacCAATACGTCAAAAATATGCGTGTCAGACTTACCAAAATAATCGCATAATAACTTTTGCGGGAATTTTTGTGgtctaataaaaagtttaaaatccgcGAAAATTCGCATGAATGATAAAAGTCTAATATAATTTATGACGCCATTGCTGTTTTTTGTGTTGATCGaacggtaaaatttttttttttcaaaaatgaataacCCTCGTTTGGTCAGGTTTCTGAAAATagtaagttatcaaaatttatcgctttttaaaatatcagatgatataaaattttgtttttataaattattcctACAAATGTGCTTAGATAGACCATTTCAAATCCGGAATTTTACAGCACTCGCACCACAAATAAAAACGCATTGGCCTCGGGAAAATGTCATGCAAGATTGTCCAAGGTCGAATTTCGACGCTTTTTACAAAAACACTGTCAGTTTCAAcgtcattttattaaatattcaatttgtagcATATAAAACAGTGCTTTTTCGTAATTGTGCTTTCACCCCACAATACGATAACATACTATTTGATAAGCTGTTAAGTCGAAATGACtttgttttttaacaaatcaaatgtcttgcaagtttgtccaCTGTGCAATTTTCTTACGTTTTGAACTTTTTCGATTCGGGAcgctatatacatatatgtaattTCTAAAAGTGTGTTCTTTGttttggtgttaaacaccacaTCATGTATAAGCgacatttgttgtattttattgaccTGTCATCAAAGGTAGGAGAAGCCGGACATCAGGCGACCTTAAGTTAAAATAGTTGCAATAAATGTCGATTAGGATCGGAGTCGAACAAATCTCGCCACGAGCgtatcttaaaattaccatgCTTTTTATCACTGTATATGAACTCATTAGTCCAATCATCATCCTAGGCCATCGAATTTGAAAGCAGTTCGTATTATCATATGATATGTGAACGAGATTCcgttgttttttaaataacaagtacggttcgattttatgttttaagatcagaggacaaaacaaaataatcaaattacaaatttcgAAACCACGATAAGAActgcaatatataaaagtagttattatcaatagaaaatgaataattatctaaaatgaaaaaaaaacatatggtaatttgtcaataaataggtaaaatattaattacagaACAGAAGAATTTCAAATCCGAGACagagaaaattaaatattgtaaagagataaagaaactaaaaagaaaagagcaaaaaaataaaagttacaataaaaataaagaaaaatacaacacaaGCCGAATCAGAAGTCCGAAAAGTTCATTTGCTTGCGTAACtaccagtagcaaatatttcgtACATATTCAAGACTTTGAAGTATCCATGTCGATCAAAAATGATTACAATCAAAACGAACAAAGTATACTCGATTACCGACGTAAAACGTCAAATTTACAAATCCTTGATTGGGGCTACGGTATCAGGAACATGATATATATGTTCCCAGGGGGTAAgtaaattttcgaaaaaaacattatttttttttaaagtttgttacTGTTTCGATATGGATTACATTATAATTCTATATACAAATTGTTGAGAGCTTTAGCTAAAATATACgtgtgtattaaaatataaaagctttTCATTTTCTGTCATTTTATATTTCGGTTTTCAGATGTATTAAGGGAATTTCCGTGTTCTATTTATAGAGTGTTATGCCGCCATCTAACTTCGAAGACGAACTGGTTTGGAATAACATCTCTCTGAGTTATGCTTCATTTGTCCTAATTTGACTCTTAGAACGCACTGTAAACAATAAGTCATGACAGAAGGGTCAAAGTCAGTTGAAAAATGGCTTGTAGGTTTACCTTGCTCGTTTGATAggcatgtaaaatataaatgtaagaaAGGTTCAACGAATAGCGAAACTTCATCGTGTATTGGCGAATCATTTAATTCATTTCCACCAAGAACCTCGAAATGGAACATTGCTTGTTTGGAATCACTTGGAATTTTCTACAACAAAGAATTTCACGATTCACCCCAAGACATTCTGAGCATGATTTTTGAAGAAACTGGGGCCTTTCATCCAGTTTCAGAGGAGCAAAACTGTAATGTCACAGATATAAAGAAAAGTTTAACTTTCAATTTTCCTATAAGTGAAATAGTTGATATGTTAACAGACAAAGAAAAGGTTACATTAAACAATGGAGAATCATTCTTTCCAGAGATAGAACATGATATTGACGAATGGTAATTAAATGGCTAAGGAAACTATATATACTCCATCCTTTGCCATGTTTAATTTTCTGTCTTTAATTATTGTAGCAAGTGACATTCATGTACATGCATGAGCGCTTAATTGTCAAGCGTAAAAATCACTTTTGTTGCTACTGCCATGACTGTAGAGTTACATTTGTAACTGAGccttgatatttaatttatattcattcaTCAAAATATCATGTTGCAGCTACCATTAGGATCAATTAGAATAACTTTAATAGGTTACATTATTGTGACAAATATTCTACTGTCATTGTTCATGTAGGGTAACCTccaaattattctaaatataaaaaggaagatttggtatggttaccaatgagacaactctccacaagcaTGACAAGAGACcagaatgacacagaaattaatgattatacatgtaggtcattGTATGGCCTTCTACATGTATaatgagcaaagaccatactgcaaagtcagctataaaaggccccaaaattacaatgtaaaacaattcaaatgagaaaactaataatggccttatttgtattaaaaaaaaataaaaaaaatatgtaacacatatacaaaagacaacaactgaattacagactcctgacatgggacaggcacatCCATCtctaatgtggcagggttaaacatgttagtggaaTCCCAATATCCTCCCCCTCACTACATAGATCAAATTATTAGAATATTACGAGGCTGTAACTAATTTGAGGAATACATTTGAAGTTCTATATTTTGTCAGTTTTCCATAACCTGTACTGTTAATGAATATCTGGTTCAACTAGACGTACAGGTTCCAGGTACGTCACTGTCGTCATCCCcattcttaaaaacaattatttctgtaataagttaacTTACACTTTTTACTCTAGAAATAtctcttcttttttcatatggTGAACTGACCATATTATAAATGATGAGCTAATAGgcttatatatgtatgtgtaaGCAGTTaagctacatttttttttgtactttatgcGAGCACCCTAGATTTATGttctacccaataaatgctgaaatatgtgCCACTTTTATTATCTGGCTGGCTatcatgttaaatttttttttttgagtgaTTCTTGTTCTTATTCTAATCTGAGTTTAATTGTATAGAATAAATAGTAGATAAAATactagaaaagatcttttcatGTGATATAACAACTGACTGTTGACCTAAACTTATGCATGTTATGGACATTTTGAACTAGCTTGACATCTAAATCTTGGACCAACATGACCAATATTGAAGGGTTTTTTTTGTAGTCAGATCAGTCTACTTCAATATTTGAACATAATTACTGATGATTCAGTGGCAGATCCAAGGGTGGTGTTCTGggagttggaacccccccttttttttggccgatcaatgcatttgaatggaagCATATAGTTGGAAACCCCCCTTTGCTCTAggttgggaccccccccccccccccccccccccccccctcccccttcttaaaatggctggattcgCACCTGTGATTTCATTGCAGTAAATAAGCAACTgcattattattgtatttataaatttgctGGAATGACATTGTATGTCAACACATTAAGCACATGAAATTGATTGAATACGCATGTATAGAAGAATATTAATTTGCCAAATGTAGTAATGTGAACATTTCTGTCTGACATAGTTTTCTGGATTAGCAGTAGACTTGATGTCATGATTTAGCAATagatattaagtttcatgaataggccaatcttattaaaataagttctcatcatttgctcctcgattttttatatgtcgcCGTGTGAGATCTTAAGACACCCGATTGATAACCATGTCTAAGGTCAAATTTGCTGAACTTTGACCGACCACATATATAAAATCGAGGAGCAAGTgatgagaacttattttaaagtcataagaaacctcaaaaaaaaaataatgcatatgtttttttataactcaatgaaaaaaaaatgatggatagttttcattataaaacttatgtacatatactttttttggaagaaaattctttaagttattcatatttagaagcagtttactttatttgaattgcttcgaAGGAAGCAATTCCCCATACATATTTTcagtatgcaaagtgacctcagtgtgacccatcatAATACgtatggatgtccttaaaataaactattatctgaatttacatgttaaaaacgtgctcaatttccatgcttttttgtttattttttgtcaattgttgacaaacggtgacaatcgttaaacttcggctccaagacacgaactttaattacctgccatattttcacaacagcactgacagattgaaaaaaaaaaattacgattatacgaaatttacacgaaaaaatgataaattcgagcacagaagacttagtttatgatgtttgtatgcaatgggttcaagaattggaagaacattatttttcacccgTCAatggtttcttatgactttaataagATTGTAAATAGGTCAATTTCTCTTTTGATATATTCTTGATGTGGATGTTGACTtagctttttattttatatatttcagcaCTTCTGTAGACATTAGAGAGTTCCTTTTTAGTTGCCAGTTAATGCTTTCCTGCAGAGCAGCCTTCTTTTATGACTGGCGAGAGAATATTGAACCAAAGGATATGTTTGTTGAAATATTGGAGAAATTTGCAAGGTTGTGTCAGTTAATAACCGTGTAAGTTAATATCATatatacaagtacatgtatgtcatgtgTAAGAAAAAAAGAGGTGATTTCATCACTTCTGCAAGTTTCATGTTCCAAAATGGAAAAGTGAGAA is a genomic window of Mytilus trossulus isolate FHL-02 chromosome 1, PNRI_Mtr1.1.1.hap1, whole genome shotgun sequence containing:
- the LOC134723105 gene encoding uncharacterized protein LOC134723105, with protein sequence MTEGSKSVEKWLVGLPCSFDRHVKYKCKKGSTNSETSSCIGESFNSFPPRTSKWNIACLESLGIFYNKEFHDSPQDILSMIFEETGAFHPVSEEQNCNVTDIKKSLTFNFPISEIVDMLTDKEKVTLNNGESFFPEIEHDIDECTSVDIREFLFSCQLMLSCRAAFFYDWRENIEPKDMFVEILEKFARLCQLITVPGSACSVKKTSMTLENVSVTSKADLVMIPERYRRSTFSAKDSATCVVSVAEINNLKQRKSKVGREKAAQDVRSSIKDGEKDSSEPTQIYTKVNTDILAQHGGDLLINRQMYCSTLSSSTPTLYLPGMIVVGTEVIFTLMKIHRKHVMQLKEQRETTLRATIYYSKPKDLLRKEDRDELVEAFTELSNI